The genomic DNA ATCGGGGCTTGCCACCTGCGCCTGCAATATCTTGGATCGCCAAACTGCGCGACGTTCGCTTCAACTAGCTCTTGGAACCCTGACCAGGTTTGCATATTCGTTACTTTGTGAGATTTGGTTGCTCGAGGTGGCGGTCCCTCGACAATCGATAAGAAGGAGCCCGATTCAGTGTTCAGGCGGCATTGCACACGCGGCAAGGACGTGTGTCGCAGGCTCCGTCTGCTACTTTTCCACCCCGCAGTCGTGGTATGTCCTAGTCGACTGCAGTTCCAAGCGCGTTGTATGAGCGCATGCCCCCATTCTGCTTCAAGCAACGGACCCAAATGGTACCCTTTTCCAGTCCATGTCGCTTGTCCAGGTGATCGGCTTGCAGTATTGCGTCCTGCGGCGTGGCGACTTTGAACATGTAGAAAGCGTAGCTGACAGCGTAAAGATACTGCTTGTGCTGAGGGTCGAACGCAGTAGCGAGACGATCCAGGTCGTGTGACAAGCAGATCCACGTCTTTTTGGGGTAGTAGAGCTGTGCTGTTTCCTCGCGCAATTGCTGGCACGTATGCATCGTGACGGGTAGCCTGCAGCCGAGGATAGGTCTTGGTGGCGAGTGGGCGAAGAGGTATCCGAGGATCTGGTCGCGAAGCTCGCGTGGTAAGCGCAGTAGGGGCGGCTTTTGCTGGTCAAGGTCGTGCAGGCTCAGCGCATCTTGAGCTGATGATGctcctgtcgctgctgcgaaATTGTCAGCGTGCATCGTACGGGGTTCGTAGACCTACTCACCATTTCCGCTGCCTTTGTTCGTCATTGCATTGATGCGGGACGAAGGACTCGAAATATTGTGTGCGTTGGAGCTCAAGTGGAGGTGAAGCTGCGAGAAGTTGCTGTTCGATGTTTTGATAAAGCGACTGACGCTTGGCAACGTTCGAGGAAGTGCAGGCGCGGTGAGTCCGCGTCTGCAGGTAGATTGCAGAAACCACTCTCAACGATGCTGGTGTCCGCTCGCCTCCGATTGCGAGCCTCCTTCGTCTCGATTGCACTGGCGAGGGTGATAGTTGAGTCGGCTGCGGTCTGATAGCCCCGTCTGCTCGAAACTTCACCGGGACTGTGTCGGCACTTGGCTGCACATTCTATGCCCCCAGGCAGTTTGAGGTGGCCAGGCGGCCACTCGTATCGCTCGATTGACTGCGAACCCGAGACGATTTGGCTTTATAGTAAGTGTAAGAAACACGGCGAGAACAAAAGATCAGTTTACCTGGGCATGGGAATGTGCAGCGCAACTAAAGGTACCCAGTCTTCCAGAGGATGTACCATGCTTGGAAGATTCGATATTGCTTGTCTGATTGGTGATGTCTAGACATTACTCTCGCAAGACAAGAGTCTTGATCGGGCCTGATGCACTGGCAGATCTTGAGAACGAGCTTTCGCAGGTTGTATATAGCAATTTTCTGCGTATGTCAGTCTTTCAGTTGTAGCGGGACCGAAGCTCACTGCTTGTTGCTGCGTCTGTGGAAATCCATCTTATGAGAGTCTCATCATCACCTTGCGTTAGCTTTAACACGAGCTGCGAGCTGAGCAACGCCCGGCGGCCAAGCATTCGTGGTCGTCGAAAGTGTTAGAGCGTCGATGGATATTTGTCACTGTCCAGGGGCTGCGACAGTCAACGGCGTAGTCCTTGCTCCAGGGTTGAACGGGAGGCAGTCAACGTGATAGTCGCAACGGTGTTTACCGAAGCTCGCAAATCGCATTTCAGATCTAGAAATGTCGGGTAGCAGACTCCTTGCGATGGTCACTGCAACGCGCTCGCCTGTATATCTTGGTATAGCAGGGCAAGCACGAAGCAAAGTCAAAGGATACACACGTGTAGTCGCAGCTGAGTTCGGGATGGCAGAACAACCGGTGGTATTTTGGGTCGGGTAGC from Cercospora beticola chromosome 3, complete sequence includes the following:
- a CDS encoding uncharacterized protein (antiSMASH:Cluster_7); translation: MVHPLEDWVPLVALHIPMPSNFSQLHLHLSSNAHNISSPSSRINAMTNKGSGNAATGASSAQDALSLHDLDQQKPPLLRLPRELRDQILGYLFAHSPPRPILGCRLPVTMHTCQQLREETAQLYYPKKTWICLSHDLDRLATAFDPQHKQYLYAVSYAFYMFKVATPQDAILQADHLDKRHGLEKGTIWVRCLKQNGGMRSYNALGTAVD